Genomic DNA from Enterococcus saccharolyticus subsp. saccharolyticus:
GTGACAATCTTATTTTAAAAGGAAGTTCTCAGTACTTGCTAGTCAATCATGAACAGCAATTAAAAGTTTATCAGCAGATAGCTGAAAAATTAGGGATGTCATCAAAACAATCGGATAAAGTTGGCAAACCAACCTCATTTATCAATAATCATTCAGAAGAAGAAAAGGTAGATGTTATTATTGTTGATGAAGCACATTTACTTTGGACACAAGGAAAACAGTCTTATCGTGGTCAGAATCAATTAAAAGATTTGTTAGTACGTGCGAAAGTTGTAGTAGCTGTTTTTGATAATAATCAGGTTCTTTCACGAGAACAATATTGGGCTGAAGATGAGTTAGGTTATATTGTGAATCAAACGAATCTCTACGGCAATTACATTCATTTAGAAAATCAAATGCGAATCAACGGTAATGAACAAACTGTTGATTGGATTCGTCATTTGGTAGATCATCAAGAGATTAAAAAAATTCCACAAGATGAAAAGTATGATTTAAGAGTATTTGATTCACCAGAAAAAATGTTCCAAGCAATCAAAGAAAAAGCGAAAAATCAACATGCAGGTATTTCCCGTATGCTGGCAACGTTTGATTGGGAATATATCGATAAAAAAACGCCTAGTGATAGAGACTACTGGGATGTTTCGATTGGGGATTTTTCATTACCCTGGAACTTACAGTTACCACAAACTAAGGAATTGAAACGTAAAAATAAAAAACTAGCTTGGGCAGAGCAAGAACAAACTATTGGTGAGGTAGGTTCTACATTCACTATTCAGGGGTTTGATTTGAATTATGCGGGTGTCATTATTGGCCCTTCTGTGAAGTATCGTGACGGAAAAATTGTTTTTGATCGAGCAGCTAGTAAGAACAAAAAAGCTACACAACAAAGAACGATAAAAGATGAAAAAGTTTATTTATCCGATACGTTGCTTAAGAATGAATTGAATGTTTTATTGACAAGAGGTGTAAATGGCTTATATTTGTATGCGGTAGATGAGGCATTGCAAGAGAAGTTAATAGACGCAAAGAATGGAGTATGAAAAATATGAATGAATTAAGTTTGAAGAAAATTAATCAATTTCGCGATGATCGTAATTGGCGTCAATTTCATAATGAAAAAGATTTAGCGATTTCTATTTCTCTAGAAGCTTCCGAATTATTGGAACTTTTTCAATGGAAATCATCAGAAGAAGTTGTAGATCATAAAAGAGAACGAATCGAAGAAGAATTAGCAGATGTCTTAATTTATTCATGTATGTTAGCCGATAATTTAAATATGGATTTAGATGATATCATTGCTAAAAAATTAGAAAAAAACAATCAAAAATATCCAGTAAATAAAAGTTTTGGAAGTAATTCAAAATATGATGAGTTGTAAAAAATATAGAAAGAATTAAATGAGAAGGTATATTAAAAAATGGATAGGTTTCTATTATCTTTATAAATTAGAATCCTATCCGTTGTTTTATATGTTAGGTCGCATAAAAGTGTACAATAAATTTCAAGAAGATTCTTAGTACACTAGAAGGGGGACATATCTATGAAGCGCATCTTAAATGAAGATTTAATTTATGAAGTTCTTTCTGCTGTAGAAGAAATACCCAAGGGCTGTGTTGCTACATACGGGCAAATAGCTAGTTTGATTGGTAGAGACAAAAATGCCAGACTTGTTGGTAGAGTCCTTAGTATGGCTGAATATTATGGGAAGTACCCTTGCCATCGAGTGGTGAATCATGCCGGTCGCTTGGTTCCAGGTTGGGTTGAACAAGCCGAGTTATTACATAATGAAGGTGTTTTTTTGAAAGACACAGGGTATGTGGATTTGAAAAAATATCAATGGGAGTGTTGAGAAGCGGATATTTAGGTGAATCTGTATATAATACAAGTTTTTTCTGAGAGAAAATGCCAGACAATAAAAAAGAGTTAGGAATTTTTAACTACAAAGTTCCTAACGCTTTTTAGCTTAATTCCAATAATAAGTTCCTAATTTAGGTTATGTATACTGGTGCATTAAGGTCTTGTGTAAAGTGATTGTGATTAAATTACTTATTTTAGTAAGGTGTTTTAGGTGCGTGGATAAATCAAGTCTATTCATTAGTTGATGGGAGGACATATCTATACAATTAGAATTCAACTAATAGTAAAAATATTGTATTGGAGCTTACATATTTTTATATATCGAATATTGGCATTTTTTACAGTTTGAATTATCTGAAAATTTTTTGTATACAATTCCCTCATATTCGAAACCACTTTTTTTTAATACTCGCCCAGACTGTGGATTCATTGGATCATGAAATCCTTCTATTTTTTTTACAGCCGTATTCTCAAATAGATATGTAACAACTGCTGTAAGTGCTTCTGTCGTATACCCGTTAGACCACCACTGTTCACCAATTACATACCCAATTTCCATGATATTTTCTTCTTTATTGTAGTGTGTAACTGTGATAGATCCAATCAATGTCTCGCTAACAGAAAGTTCGATACCCCAGTCAAAAAAATTAGGATCAGAATATTTTAGCAATCTTTTAGAAATGCTTTTTTCGACTGAAGCAATATTTGAATGTGGTTCCCAAGTGAGGAAATGAGTTACTTTTTTATTTGAAGCCCAATTATTATACATCTGAATAGCGTCATTCAATTCAAATTTCCTTAAAATCAATCTTTCTGTAATTATGGTATGTGTTCCCATACTTATACCTCCTATAAGCCTAAAATATTCCAATCAATTAAACAAAGAAAATAAAAAAATCCCCGCTAAGAATTTTCTTTGCGGGAATCTATTTTATTTTTGATTGATAGTTATCTTTTTACACTAACTGAAAAGCTGTTAAAGCAAGATATATCGTTCAATTTATGTTTATGAATTATTCCCACTCCACTGTTGAAGGTGGTTTGCTCGTAATATCATACACAATTCGATTCACGTGTGCGACTTCGTTTACGATGCGAACAGAGATTTTTTGCAAGACATCCCATGGGACACGAGCAAAATCAGCGGTCATCCCATCGATTGATGTTACGGCACGGATACCAACTGTGTAGTCGTAGGTACGGCCATCGCCCATTACACCAACTGAACGGATACCTGGTAAGACTGTGAAGTATTGCCAGATGTCACGGTCTAAGCCGGCTGCGGCAATTTCTTCACGCAAGATAGCGTCCGAGTCACGTACGATTTCTAATTTTTCTTCCGTGATTTCGCCCAATACACGGATACCTAAACCAGGACCAGGGAATGGTTGGCGCCATACGATAGAGTCTGGCATACCTAATTCAGTACCTAATGCACGAACTTCGTCTTTAAATAATGTATCAAGAGGTTCAATTAAAGCAAATTGCATGTCTTCTGGTAATCCACCTACATTATGGTGAGATTTAATTGTTTGTGCTGTTTCAGTACCAGATTCAATGATGTCTGTATACAACGTACCTTGTGCTAAGAAGGCAACACTGCCATCGCTGGCAATTTTCGTTGCTTCGTCATCAAAGACATAGACAAATTCGTTACCGATGATTTTACGTTTTTCTTCTGGGTCAGAAACGCCAGCTAATTTTGATAAGAAGCGATCATGTGCATCGACTTTAACGATGTTTAGGCCAAATTTTCCGCCTAACATTTCCATTACTTGTTCTGCTTCGCCTTTACGTAATAGGCCATGATCGACAAAGATACATGTTAATTGATCACCGATAGCTTTTTGTAATAACACACCAACAACAGAAGAATCCACACCGCCGGATAAACCAAGCAATACTTTTTTATCGCCAACAGTTTGACGAATTTCTTCAATTTTCATGTCGATGAAGTTTTCCATGCTCCAGTCACCTGTACATTGACAAACATCTAATGCAAAGTGTTTTAATAAATCATTTCCGTATTCAGAATGACGTACTTCTGGATGGAATTGCACGCCATACATTTGGCGCTCGCTGTTTTGGATTGAAGCGATTGGGCAATCTTTACTTGTTGCTACTGTTTCAAATCCTTCTGGTGCTTGTGTTACTAAGTCACCATGACTCATCCAAACGGTTTGTTTTTCAGGAGTGCTTGCAAATAATTGAGCAGCTTTATCCGTAATTTCTAATTCCGCTTTTCCGTATTCTTTGTTTTTAGCAGGTTCAACTTTACCACCTAATTTGTAAGTGATTAATTGCATGCCGTAGCAAATACCTAAAACTGGAATCCCTAACTCAAAAATTTCTTCGTCAATACCAAAAGAACCGTCGTCATACACACTATTTGGTCCACCTGACAAGATGATTCCTTTAGGATTGATGGCTTTCACTTCTTCAGCAGTAATACGATGGCTCAATAATTCAGAAAAGACACCGAATTCGCGAATACGACGTGTAATCAGTTGGTTGTACTGGCTACCGTAGTCTAACACGATAATCTTTTCAACGTTTGGCAAGTTGTCAACGTTTGTCACAATAAATTACCCCTATTCTATTTGATTTATGAAAAATAAATTTTCAAACGAAAATGAACTGCCTCCATGATAAATGAGGCGTATGAAATTTGCAAAAACAATGGATTGATTCTCAATATTTTCTTAAAAAGACTTGGTCAATCTCATGATTTGCTGTTTTATGGAGAATAATATCTGCTCGACTCCGCGTTGGCAAGATATATTCCGTTAAATTCTTTAGATTGACATTTTTCCAAACCGATTGTGCCATTTCAAGGGCATCTTGTCGGTCGCCAATCGCGAACTTGTAATAATAATTAGTAGGATCTTGAAAAGCGGTATCTAAGAGTGATTCAAACCGTTCTAGATACCAGGTTTCAATCAATTTGGGTGCAGCATCCACAAAAATTGAGAAATCAAAGAAATCACTCACATAAATTTGTTGGTTTGCGGGTAGCTGTAACACATTAATTCCTTCGACAATCAGAATATCCGGTTGCGAAATAGTTTCAAACTCACCATCCACAATATCGTAGACTTGATGTGAGTAAGTGGGAATTTGAAGGTTATCTTCTCCAGACTTCACACTATTTAAAAATTGAATCAAACGTTCCATGTCATAACTTTCAGGAAACCCTTTGCGCTCCATCAAACCGCGCTCTAATAAGACACGATTCGGATGTAAAAAACCATCTGTCGTGATTAATTGAACGTTATGGCGTGGAAATAAGCGTGCTAGTAATGTTTGCACTAAACGTGCCGTTGTACTTTTACCTACCGCAACACTTCCAGCGATACCAATAATAAATGGTGGAACTTTGACATAACGATGTAAAAAAAGACCTTTACTTAACGTCAGTGATTCATACTCTTTCATGTATAAATGAATCATATGACATAAAGGAATGTAAACATCTTCTACGTCTTGCATGGAGATGCGGTCATTTAAACTTTTGATATTATCTAATTCAGCTTGTGTTAAGGGCATGTGTTCTCTTGTGTAAAACCCTTGCCATTCTTCACGAGGAATTTGATAGTAATTCATCTGTTCCTTCATCGGAAACCCCCTTCAATCACTCGAAAATAGTGTAACACAAAAACAGAAGGTCTTACAGAAGAAGTCGTGAAAAATACAAAATTCTCTTACAGAAAAGAAAAGATAGTTTACAAGGAATTTTTTTTCGGTATGATGGAAGAAAATAGATGATAAAAGAGGGACGACATGAGTAATCATTATTATAGTCAAAAACCAGATACCGCGCATGATTTTGAAGAGTGGGATTTTGAATTAAAAGGGAAGAAATTTCGTTTTGTGACCGATAGTGGTGTTTTTTCACGAGACACGGTAGATTATGGTTCTCGCGTGTTGATTGATGCGTTTGAATGGGACGAATTACCCGAAGGCACGATCTTAGATTTAGGCTGTGGCTACGGTCCAATTGGGTTATCTTTAGCGTATGCTAGTGGTCGTTTGGTGGAAATGGTGGATGTGAATGAACGTGCCGTTGATTTGGCACAAGGGAATGCCACACGCAACCAAATTGAGACGGTTGACATTCACACGTCCTATATTTACGAAGATTTACATCACGAAACGTATGCGGCGATTTTAAGTAATCCACCGATTCGTGCAGGGAAACAAGTGGTGCATGAAATTTTAACTGAGGCGTATCCGCGTTTGAAAACTGGTGGCACATTAACCATTGTGATTCAGAAAAAACAAGGTGCGCCAAGTGCACAAAAGAAAATGCAAGATACCTTTGGCAATGCAGAGATTATTAAAAAAGACAAAGGGTATTACATTATTCAAAGTGTGAAAGAAGACTAAGAAAATGACGACAATCGCAAATGATTGTCGTTTTTTTTCGCAAATTTTGCTAAACTGAGCTTGAGAATATAGAAAGAGAGGAGTAGGACATGAAGCTAACGATTCGACAAATTGCCGAAATGGCGGGTGTTTCGGTGACGACCGTATCACAAATTTTAAATAACAAAGGTAGTCGCTTTAGTGATGCGACCCGAAAAAAAGTATTAGATATTGTGAATGAGCATCAATACAAGCCTGATTTTTTTGCTTCGAATTTAATTACGCGTCATTCGAAAACAATCGGGATGATTGTTCCAGATGTCACGGATTTCTTTTTTTCCAAAATTGTTGAAGGTGCTGAAAGTTACATGAATCCGTTAGGCTATATGTTGATTTTATGCAATTCACATCAAAGTTTGGAAAAAGAAAAGCAATTGTTGCAACAATTGGCGCATCGTGCCGTGGATGGCATTTTATTAGCTACGCCCAATCAGTTACCTGAAGAATTTAATTTACAGAGTTCGTTCTATCATAAAATGCCAATGATTTTAATCGACCGTGGGATTAATCAACGTGAAGCAGGCCGTTTAATTGTCAAAGAATATGAAGGGGCGTATCAAGCGGTTAATTATTTAATTTCGCAAGGGCATCGCAAGATTGGTTTGTTAAAAGAAAAAACAGGCTATTATCAACTAGAAGAGCGCTACAATGGGTATCGTCATGCATTAAAAGACGCGGGGATTTCATTTAAACGTCATTGGGTGGTTGATGGTGAGTTAACAGTGGCTGGTGGGTACTTAGCGGCGAAAGAACTATTGCGCTCCAGAGATATTACCGCTATTTTTTGTGGCAATGATGCAATGGCTATCGGTTGTTACCAAGCGATTTATGAAATAGGGAAAAAAGTGCCAGATGATATTTCAGTCGTGGGCTTTGATGGCTTGAAATTGTCTTCCTATACAACACCGCCGCTGACGACAGTGATGCAACCAACTTTTGATATTGGGTTCACGGCAGCCAAATTTTTAGTGGATGCTATTGAGTTTCCAGAACGACGAATCCCAAATAAAATTTTTGATACAAAATTAATAATTCGTGAGAGCGTGAAGGATATTACAAACGTAAATTAAGGGGAAAAGAAAAGGCTTAAGTTTACGTTTGACAATTCATTTGTTGTCATGTATTCTTGTTTTTGAAAAGGGTTACAAAACGTATCAATGTTAAGTAAAACAGTTTACTAAAGTGTTTTACCTAATGGAAAAGTATTGTATAATAGATGAGATGTAGGAAGTGAGGTTCAAGTCTATGCGAATGGTGGATTTGATAGAAAAAAAACGCGATGGGGGCACATTGTCAGAAAAAGAGATTCAATATATTGTTAACGAATATACCGAGAATCGAATACCTGACTATCAAATGAGTGCATTGCTCATGGCGATTTTTTATGAAGACATGACAGATGAAGAGATTACGGCATTGACGTTAGCAATGGCAAATTCTGGTGAAGTGATTGATTTATCATCAATCGATGGTATTAAAGTGGATAAACATTCAACCGGTGGTGTGGGTGATACGACAACTTTAATTTTAGCACCGCTTGTAGCAAGTGTTGGCGTACCAGTAGCAAAAATGTCCGGACGTGGATTAGGTTATACCGGTGGAACATTGGATAAATTAGAATCTATTCCTGGTTTCCAAATTGAATTGTCAGAAGAGAACTTTATAAAACTCGTCAACGAAAGCCAAGTGGCGGTTATTGGGCAAACTGGAAATTTAGCACCAGCAGATAAAAAACTCTATGCCTTACGTGATGTAACAGCAACTGTGAATTCGATTCCGTTAATTGCTAGTTCAATTATGAGTAAAAAAATTGCCGCCGGTGCCGATGCAATCGTCTTGGATGTTACAACTGGTGATGGCGCATTTATGAAAAATTTAGAAGATGCCCGTCGTTTAGCACATACAATGGTACGCATTGGAAAACTAGCGAATCGTCAAACCATGGCTGTTATTTCAGATATGTCACAACCACTAGGTGAAGCAATTGGGAATAGTTTAGAAGTTGTCGAAGCGATTGAAACATTGCAAGGCAAAGGCCCAGAAGATTTAGTGGAAATGTGTTATGCCTTAGGAAGTCAAATGGTGGTTCTAGCGAAAAAAGCAGAGACTTTAGAAGAGGCGCGTCAGCTACTAAAAGAAGCGTTAGATTCAGGAGCAGCTTTAGAAAAATTCAAAGAGATGATTCGTAACCAAGGTGGAGACGCTTCGATTGTAGATGAACCAAACCGACTATTGACAGCGAAGTATGAACAAGCATTACCAGCAAAACAATCTGGTGTGATGACAAAATTAGTTGCGAATGAATTAGGAATTGCGGCTATGATGTTAGGCGCAGGACGACGCACGAAAGAAGATGCGATTGATCATGCGGTTGGTTTGAAATTGCATAAAAAAGTGGGCGAAGCCATTCAAGAAGGTGACGCATTGTTAACCATTTATAGCAATACAGAAGATATTGAAGAAGTAAAAGCCTTATTGTATCAATATATTGAAATTGGTGAAACTGGAGAAGAACCTCCGTTAATTCATGAAATTATTACAGAATAGGACGTGTAAAAAAGATGGAACTAAATCGAATGATGGACCATACTATTTTAAAAGCAGACACACCCAAATCAGAAGTTTTACGCATTATTGAAGAAGCGAAAAAATATCATTTTTATTCTGTTTGTATCAATCCAGTATGGGTTTCATTAGCAGCAGAAGAATTAAAAGGTGAACCTGTGTCCGTATGTACAGTTATTGGTTTCCCTTTAGGCGCGTCAACTACAGCAACGAAAGCTTTTGAAACAGAAGATGCTATCAAAAACGGTGCAGACGAAATTGATATGGTTATTTCAATCGGTCAATTAAAATCAGGCGACTACGAAGCTGTTCAAAATGATATCGCAGGCGTTGTTGCTGCTGCCAAAGATCGTGCATTAGTAAAAGTTATTCTTGAAACATGTCTGTTAACAGATGAAGAGATTGTCAAAGCTTGTGAATTAGCTAAAGCAGCAGGAGCAGATTTTGTTAAAACATCTACCGGCTTTTCGACTGGTGGAGCGGATGTGAATGATGTTCGTTTAATGCGTGAAACAGTGGGACCAGAAATGGGTGTCAAAGCTTCAGGCGGTATTCACAACGAAGCGCAAGCCTTAGCAATGGTAGAAGCGGGAGCAAGTCGTCTGGGAACAAGTGCTAGTGTGGCAATTATTTCAGGAGCCAATGGCACAGGCTATTAAGAGGTGGCAAATGAAAGCAAAAGAAGATTGGATTCAAACGGCCATCGATGCGTTAGATAAAGCGTATGTACCGTATTCACACTTTCCAGTGGGTGCCTGCTTAGTCACAAAAGATGGGAAAGCTTATCAAGGGCTAAACATTGAAAATGCGTCGTATGGATTAAGCAACTGTGCGGAACGGACAGCAATTTTTAAAGCTATTTCTGAAGGTGAACGAGAATTTCAACATTTAGTGGTAGCCGGACATACACCAGAACCAATTGCACCATGTGGCGCTTGTCGTCAAGTAATTGCTGAGTTTTGCCAAGCGGATATGCCCGTAACGTTGGTCGGTGATGATGGTGTAACCAAAGAAACAACTGTGGGAGAGTTATTACCGTATTCTTTCACGAACAAAGATTTATAAGAATTAACAGTCAGTGACTGTTGAAAATAAAACTATTTTAGTAGGGGGCTTTATACAGATGAAAAAAGCAAAATTATTTAGTTTTGGTGCTGTAGCAATGGCGAGCGCTTTGTTGTTAGGTGCATGTGGTAACGGAGGAAATAGTGCAGGTACAGATGGGTCTGACGGAGGAAATTCAGGAGACAAACCCGCAGCTACAATTGCGTTAATTACCGATACAGGTGGGGTAGATGACCGTTCATTTAACCAATCAGCTTGGGAAGGTTTCAAAGAGTGGGGCGATGAAAATGGTTTCTCTCGTGGTGCGAATGGCTACCAATATTTCCAATCTGCAAATGAATCTGATTATGTACCAAATATTGACCAAGCCTTAAATGCTGGTTTCAATACAATTTTTGGTATTGGTTATAAACTACAACCTGCGATTAAAGAACAAGCAGAATTAAACCCAGATACAAACTTTGTTATTGTCGATGAAGTTATTGATTTACCAAACGTTGCTTCAGCAACATTTAAAGATCATGAAGCTTCTTACTTAGCCGGAATCGCTGCTGCATACACAACAGAAACTGGAACAGTTGGTTTTATTGGTGGTGTTGAAGGGGAAGTTATCGACCGTTTTGAAGCTGGTTTTAATGCTGGTGTGGAAGCTGCTGCTAAAGAATTAAATAAAGAAGTCGAAGTGAAAAACCAATATGCTGGTGATTTTGCTGCGCCGGATAAAGGTCGTTCAATTGCACAAGGGATGTATGCACAAGGTGCAGATATTATCTTCCATGCTTCAGGTGGTACAGGAAACGGTGTCTTCCAAGAAGCAAAAGCTCGTAACGAATCTGGCGATGAAAAAGTTTGGGTAATCGGAGTAGACCGTGACCAAACAGCTGATGGTGATTACAAAAAAGATGGAAAAGATGAGAACTTTACATTAACTTCTACATTAAAAGGTGTGGGATCAGTATCAAAAGACTTGGCGCAAAAAGCACTTGAAGGTAACTTCCCTGGTGGAGAACATGAAGTGTATGGCTTGAAAGAAGATGGCGTGGGCTTAACAGAAGGTCAATTATCTGACGAAGCAAAAGCTGCTGTTGAGAAAGCGAAAGAACAAATTATTGCTGGTGAAATTGAAGTGCCAGAAAAACCTTAATTTTAAATTCATTCAGTCATTCTTTGTTTTATAAAACAAAGAATGACTGATGTTCAAGTCTACAGGGGGATATACAAAACAATGAGAAAAACAAAATTATTTAGTTTAAGTGCTTTAGCAGTTATCGGTGGCTTGTTATTAGGAGCTTGTGGCAACAATGGAAAAGAATCATCTGCGAGTAAAGAAAAACCAGCAGCGACAATTGCATTGATTACAAATGCTGGTGGGGTAGATGATCGTTCGTTTAACCAAGCCGCTTGGGAAGGATTTGAAGCATGGGGAGAAGATAATGGTTTTTCTCGTGGAAATAATGGCTATCAATATTTCCAATCAAACAATGAAGCAGACTATGTACCAAATATTGATCAAGCCTTAAATGCTGGTTTCAATACTATTTTTGGAATTGGTTACCGTCTAGCACCAGCGATTGAAGAGCAAGCAACAGCGAATCCAGAGACGAATTTTGTCATGGTTGATGAAGTGATTGACTTACCTAATGTAGCATCGGTTACCTTTAAAGATCACGAAGCTGCCTATCTAGCAGGAGTTGCAGCAGCCTATACAACAAAAACAGATAAAGTTGGTTTTGTTGGTGGGATTAAAGGCGAAGTTATTGGTCGTTTTGAAGCAGGTTATAATGCTGGTGTGAAAGATGCAGCCAAAGAATTAAATAAAAAAATTACAGTAGAAAACCAA
This window encodes:
- a CDS encoding DUF2075 domain-containing protein, giving the protein MIKLINPWKGSDFLANISSPIIYDFEYTKDEILNLETKILNETHEKYLLRYPTVYIVNDGEQKNNYSIYIGETTNIKRRTLEHLSNELQTREDWQKFASSKSARMFVIGHDHFNKSLTLDIENKLMQYLSSVDTVQYVHNRRTNQQQEYFSSDKMEEIFSKIWRKLHQSNKELFPLERVIQDSALFKASPFHKLSKEQFEAKDQIILKIEEALNRNKTGQLILVGGEAGSGKTVLMSSLFYDLFQLAGENSDNLILKGSSQYLLVNHEQQLKVYQQIAEKLGMSSKQSDKVGKPTSFINNHSEEEKVDVIIVDEAHLLWTQGKQSYRGQNQLKDLLVRAKVVVAVFDNNQVLSREQYWAEDELGYIVNQTNLYGNYIHLENQMRINGNEQTVDWIRHLVDHQEIKKIPQDEKYDLRVFDSPEKMFQAIKEKAKNQHAGISRMLATFDWEYIDKKTPSDRDYWDVSIGDFSLPWNLQLPQTKELKRKNKKLAWAEQEQTIGEVGSTFTIQGFDLNYAGVIIGPSVKYRDGKIVFDRAASKNKKATQQRTIKDEKVYLSDTLLKNELNVLLTRGVNGLYLYAVDEALQEKLIDAKNGV
- a CDS encoding nucleotide pyrophosphohydrolase, yielding MNELSLKKINQFRDDRNWRQFHNEKDLAISISLEASELLELFQWKSSEEVVDHKRERIEEELADVLIYSCMLADNLNMDLDDIIAKKLEKNNQKYPVNKSFGSNSKYDEL
- a CDS encoding MGMT family protein, translated to MKRILNEDLIYEVLSAVEEIPKGCVATYGQIASLIGRDKNARLVGRVLSMAEYYGKYPCHRVVNHAGRLVPGWVEQAELLHNEGVFLKDTGYVDLKKYQWEC
- a CDS encoding GNAT family N-acetyltransferase — encoded protein: MGTHTIITERLILRKFELNDAIQMYNNWASNKKVTHFLTWEPHSNIASVEKSISKRLLKYSDPNFFDWGIELSVSETLIGSITVTHYNKEENIMEIGYVIGEQWWSNGYTTEALTAVVTYLFENTAVKKIEGFHDPMNPQSGRVLKKSGFEYEGIVYKKFSDNSNCKKCQYSIYKNM
- the guaA gene encoding glutamine-hydrolyzing GMP synthase, producing the protein MTNVDNLPNVEKIIVLDYGSQYNQLITRRIREFGVFSELLSHRITAEEVKAINPKGIILSGGPNSVYDDGSFGIDEEIFELGIPVLGICYGMQLITYKLGGKVEPAKNKEYGKAELEITDKAAQLFASTPEKQTVWMSHGDLVTQAPEGFETVATSKDCPIASIQNSERQMYGVQFHPEVRHSEYGNDLLKHFALDVCQCTGDWSMENFIDMKIEEIRQTVGDKKVLLGLSGGVDSSVVGVLLQKAIGDQLTCIFVDHGLLRKGEAEQVMEMLGGKFGLNIVKVDAHDRFLSKLAGVSDPEEKRKIIGNEFVYVFDDEATKIASDGSVAFLAQGTLYTDIIESGTETAQTIKSHHNVGGLPEDMQFALIEPLDTLFKDEVRALGTELGMPDSIVWRQPFPGPGLGIRVLGEITEEKLEIVRDSDAILREEIAAAGLDRDIWQYFTVLPGIRSVGVMGDGRTYDYTVGIRAVTSIDGMTADFARVPWDVLQKISVRIVNEVAHVNRIVYDITSKPPSTVEWE
- the coaA gene encoding type I pantothenate kinase, which codes for MKEQMNYYQIPREEWQGFYTREHMPLTQAELDNIKSLNDRISMQDVEDVYIPLCHMIHLYMKEYESLTLSKGLFLHRYVKVPPFIIGIAGSVAVGKSTTARLVQTLLARLFPRHNVQLITTDGFLHPNRVLLERGLMERKGFPESYDMERLIQFLNSVKSGEDNLQIPTYSHQVYDIVDGEFETISQPDILIVEGINVLQLPANQQIYVSDFFDFSIFVDAAPKLIETWYLERFESLLDTAFQDPTNYYYKFAIGDRQDALEMAQSVWKNVNLKNLTEYILPTRSRADIILHKTANHEIDQVFLRKY
- a CDS encoding class I SAM-dependent methyltransferase, with product MSNHYYSQKPDTAHDFEEWDFELKGKKFRFVTDSGVFSRDTVDYGSRVLIDAFEWDELPEGTILDLGCGYGPIGLSLAYASGRLVEMVDVNERAVDLAQGNATRNQIETVDIHTSYIYEDLHHETYAAILSNPPIRAGKQVVHEILTEAYPRLKTGGTLTIVIQKKQGAPSAQKKMQDTFGNAEIIKKDKGYYIIQSVKED
- a CDS encoding LacI family DNA-binding transcriptional regulator, whose translation is MKLTIRQIAEMAGVSVTTVSQILNNKGSRFSDATRKKVLDIVNEHQYKPDFFASNLITRHSKTIGMIVPDVTDFFFSKIVEGAESYMNPLGYMLILCNSHQSLEKEKQLLQQLAHRAVDGILLATPNQLPEEFNLQSSFYHKMPMILIDRGINQREAGRLIVKEYEGAYQAVNYLISQGHRKIGLLKEKTGYYQLEERYNGYRHALKDAGISFKRHWVVDGELTVAGGYLAAKELLRSRDITAIFCGNDAMAIGCYQAIYEIGKKVPDDISVVGFDGLKLSSYTTPPLTTVMQPTFDIGFTAAKFLVDAIEFPERRIPNKIFDTKLIIRESVKDITNVN
- a CDS encoding pyrimidine-nucleoside phosphorylase, producing the protein MRMVDLIEKKRDGGTLSEKEIQYIVNEYTENRIPDYQMSALLMAIFYEDMTDEEITALTLAMANSGEVIDLSSIDGIKVDKHSTGGVGDTTTLILAPLVASVGVPVAKMSGRGLGYTGGTLDKLESIPGFQIELSEENFIKLVNESQVAVIGQTGNLAPADKKLYALRDVTATVNSIPLIASSIMSKKIAAGADAIVLDVTTGDGAFMKNLEDARRLAHTMVRIGKLANRQTMAVISDMSQPLGEAIGNSLEVVEAIETLQGKGPEDLVEMCYALGSQMVVLAKKAETLEEARQLLKEALDSGAALEKFKEMIRNQGGDASIVDEPNRLLTAKYEQALPAKQSGVMTKLVANELGIAAMMLGAGRRTKEDAIDHAVGLKLHKKVGEAIQEGDALLTIYSNTEDIEEVKALLYQYIEIGETGEEPPLIHEIITE
- the deoC gene encoding deoxyribose-phosphate aldolase, producing the protein MELNRMMDHTILKADTPKSEVLRIIEEAKKYHFYSVCINPVWVSLAAEELKGEPVSVCTVIGFPLGASTTATKAFETEDAIKNGADEIDMVISIGQLKSGDYEAVQNDIAGVVAAAKDRALVKVILETCLLTDEEIVKACELAKAAGADFVKTSTGFSTGGADVNDVRLMRETVGPEMGVKASGGIHNEAQALAMVEAGASRLGTSASVAIISGANGTGY
- a CDS encoding cytidine deaminase, with translation MKAKEDWIQTAIDALDKAYVPYSHFPVGACLVTKDGKAYQGLNIENASYGLSNCAERTAIFKAISEGEREFQHLVVAGHTPEPIAPCGACRQVIAEFCQADMPVTLVGDDGVTKETTVGELLPYSFTNKDL
- a CDS encoding BMP family lipoprotein — translated: MKKAKLFSFGAVAMASALLLGACGNGGNSAGTDGSDGGNSGDKPAATIALITDTGGVDDRSFNQSAWEGFKEWGDENGFSRGANGYQYFQSANESDYVPNIDQALNAGFNTIFGIGYKLQPAIKEQAELNPDTNFVIVDEVIDLPNVASATFKDHEASYLAGIAAAYTTETGTVGFIGGVEGEVIDRFEAGFNAGVEAAAKELNKEVEVKNQYAGDFAAPDKGRSIAQGMYAQGADIIFHASGGTGNGVFQEAKARNESGDEKVWVIGVDRDQTADGDYKKDGKDENFTLTSTLKGVGSVSKDLAQKALEGNFPGGEHEVYGLKEDGVGLTEGQLSDEAKAAVEKAKEQIIAGEIEVPEKP